GATCATTATCCATCTTGACGATGGTACTCAATTTCTTATTTTGATCTTCGTCACTAATTTCAATGAGATTAAGTTCTTCAGACATCACAAACCATCCTAATTATCTTTTTTATTAATTATAAAAGAAACACCATATCAATGCAATTTGGTGTTTTAAATAAAGAAGATAATTTTTGTTTTCCCTTTTTGGTGTTCTTTATTGAGTATTTTTACTATATTTTGTATTTAAGCTAAGGGCAGCCATCTATATATAGTGTTTTTCATCTTAAATAAGTTATCCACTCCCTTTTGGGTGCTCCTTATTACTTTAAGGCAGAATCTATACTCCCTTTTTGGTGTTTCTTTTAACTTTAAAAAGTTATCCACTCCCTTTTGGGTGTTATAAACCTCCCCTTTTGGTGTTTAATAAATCTCCCCTTTTGGTGTTCCTTTTAGTATTTTTACTCCCTTTTGGGTGTTCCTTTCTCCCTTTTGGGTGTTCCTTTCTCCCTTTTGGGTGTTCCTTATATAGCGCAAATGCAGATGGCTCAAGGGCTCACGAATGCGCTAAAGGTAATTAAAGGTAATTAAAGGGTTATATATAAAGGTATATTAGTATTAAAGGTATTAAAGGAATGTCATTTTCAAAGAAAAAAATAAATCTAGAACATAAATTGTTCAAAACTTGAATTATTGTAATTAAGTATTAATTTCTTTACCCATAAAAAAGAGACTAAGAAGTTACATTTATGCAATGTAGACATTTCTTAATCTCAAAACAGTTATTGTTTATTTATATTTGCAATGATTTCAGTATCAGTTTTTTCTTTTTGAGGATCATTTGAATAACAAAAACTACGTCTAGACTCGATTCCTAATTTTTGAAACAGACCAGGTCTATATAACTTAGTCTTATCGGAATTAAAAGGTGATCTCTGTTTCTCCACTGGATTCATTATTGTACCGTAGCAATAAATTTTAGTCGGATCTTCTGAATCAGATTGGCTTAAAGAGTAGTTTAAACATTTAAGTTGAGTTTCATCATAGTGATTTGGAACTTGAGTAGGAACTACCTTATTAAGAGTTTGAGCAAATTGCTTCATCAATTGTCCCATATTTGGCCCGTAGGCAATTCCAAAGTACTTTCTTATAGATTTAATCTCATCAAGGAGACTATTACTATTAGCTTCTACTACATAATTATCTTGGGGATTGTTATATTTCATAAATTCCAACTGAACCAATGCATATGGCTTAACTCTCTTGATTGGATCTATAAACCGTTTAACGAGAACGACATACTTAATATTTTTATAGACAAAAATAAAACTAGAAATAGTCCAATCCTTGGCTTTCATATCATTTTTTAACAACATAAGGTTATCTAGACTTTT
This region of Lactobacillus intestinalis genomic DNA includes:
- a CDS encoding DUF6037 family protein — encoded protein: MLLKNDMKAKDWTISSFIFVYKNIKYVVLVKRFIDPIKRVKPYALVQLEFMKYNNPQDNYVVEANSNSLLDEIKSIRKYFGIAYGPNMGQLMKQFAQTLNKVVPTQVPNHYDETQLKCLNYSLSQSDSEDPTKIYCYGTIMNPVEKQRSPFNSDKTKLYRPGLFQKLGIESRRSFCYSNDPQKEKTDTEIIANINKQ